Proteins from one Citrobacter amalonaticus genomic window:
- the terW gene encoding tellurium resistance protein TerW yields the protein MQLNTRQARIFKLANLLGTGKPVSAADIITSLECSEPTLTRALKELRESYSAEIKYSKAGHSYHLVNPGQLDKKTLRRMNEALAQNAEMKTGESAGKVVLDKDKKTAVSLSLRMRILRKIDRLAALSGSTRSEAVEKLALHSVDEMIKEYSAKKS from the coding sequence ATGCAATTAAATACCAGACAGGCCCGGATTTTTAAGCTTGCCAACTTACTGGGCACCGGCAAGCCCGTTTCCGCTGCCGACATTATAACCAGTCTGGAATGCTCAGAGCCGACATTAACCCGGGCACTCAAAGAGCTACGCGAGTCATATTCTGCGGAGATCAAATACAGCAAGGCAGGTCATTCCTATCATCTCGTTAATCCGGGCCAGCTGGATAAAAAAACCCTGCGCCGGATGAATGAAGCGCTCGCACAGAATGCTGAAATGAAAACCGGTGAGTCCGCAGGGAAGGTCGTACTCGATAAGGATAAAAAAACAGCCGTGTCATTATCGCTACGCATGCGGATTTTAAGGAAAATTGACCGTCTGGCTGCGCTGAGTGGCTCGACCCGAAGTGAAGCGGTAGAGAAGCTGGCTCTGCACTCCGTTGATGAAATGATAAAAGAATACAGCGCTAAAAAGTCCTGA